Within Lytechinus pictus isolate F3 Inbred chromosome 19, Lp3.0, whole genome shotgun sequence, the genomic segment ctggacaacatgtctacaaagtttggatgaatttggataagggacggagccagggtagagctaacaaaaaccatgtgttaaacaaatgggattttgtggaagaagaagaagacgacggaataggaatacggaacaagaacaatgcattgtcgccattgggcgtcaatgcaaagaagaagacgacggaataggaatacggaacaagaacaatgcattgtcgccagtgggcgtcaatgcaaagaagaagacgacggaataggaatacggaacaagaacaatgcattgtcgccagtgggcgtcaatgcaaagaagaagaagacgacggaataggaatacggaacaagaacaatgcattgtcgccagtgggcgtcaatgcaactaGTGAAAAAAGGGGATATAGGGCCTACTATTACTATTAGGCCTAAAAATATCGAGATTATATAACAACCATACGAAACTGTAGTCATGTGAATACAGTAGTTATCAGAATATCctctccccccaaaaaactCACTAAAATTACAAATTATTGAAATGTTTCCCCTGACCCTTACCACTTTATGTAAATCCAAGACTTTTCAATCTGTTTTCCTATCGGCATCATAGCCTTCTCGTATATCCGATCTCCGACGGTGTCCCTGACCAGGATGTACCCGTAGACGAACACGACGAGGCCTGTGATGATTAGGATGACGAAAGCCTCATCGAAATCGTGGATGCAGGCGTAGATGAGGTAGGCCGCGTAGCCGAGGAGGAGGACGACGAGCATCGACAGCTTTACCGTGGTTTTGTTATCACTGTATGTGTGTGTTATACCATCTGTGTAATGGTAGATTGCCTAGTGTTGGAACGGAAATATGGAAGGTCGAAAATGAGTggtcgcaactttttttttgaacGGCTGATAATTCTTAACCAATTACCTGAACATATTgacaattattataattatgattgtgaACTTGTTTATAGTTATTAACAATGGTACAACAAGCCCTCAcccaaatgaaaaaagaaagaaatgagggGGCGAGCTTTAGATGCAGTGCATTTATATTTTGGGAGTATTCTATTAGCAAAgcaggtgaaaaaaaaagacatttctTAATTCGTATTTACGTGCTTTGATAGTGTCGCACGTTGGGCATGCAAACTAGTCAGAATATAAaacagggccctgtcttacaaagagttacgattgattggtccatcagtgacatattttcttctccaggaaatttgcaaaatgtcctttgtaaacaaaggagaacacaccaaattgtcaagaaatcaatgaattcatggatatgcattcatatctagataatcttttgaacaaacatgcatttttaatgttgactttgctggctttccatagttgcgattgatcggatcaatcgcaactctttgtaagacgggcccctgatgtccaacctttcaaataaattatttgaGTGCGAAAAATGAAGATTATAATAATGTATAGAGTATTTGATAACGACGACGTTGATTTAATTAACAGTGTTACATTCTTCGCAAGGACcttatataatttgtaataataatgtatAGAGTATTTGATAACAACGACGTTGATTTAATTAACAGTGTTATATTCTTCGCAAGGACCGTATATAATTTTTCACCAATATATAACTTGATGTTCACAAACCTTCCAAGCTCTATACTGTAAGTTATCATCGTCGTCCTCGGTGTTGTCATTGTCCTTTTCGTTCTCCTGTTCGACCACCATGGCGTCACCGTTGGTCTTCGCAGCTGGAGCTT encodes:
- the LOC135157620 gene encoding solute carrier family 28 member 3-like; protein product: MVVEQENEKDNDNTEDDDDNLQYRAWKAIYHYTDGITHTYSDNKTTVKLSMLVVLLLGYAAYLIYACIHDFDEAFVILIITGLVVFVYGYILVRDTVGDRIYEKAMMPIGKQIEKSWIYIKW